The following proteins come from a genomic window of Proteinivorax hydrogeniformans:
- a CDS encoding GGDEF domain-containing protein has protein sequence MKKLRLKNYKHQDILFEYLDELSRLAVVLVDRQLIIQDCNQGFLKMVNQVVKPIGQEFQSFLKQKIPTEKLPIKGRKEQIKRETKVAENLFIFFSWTILHLEEGYLMVGEKLPLYSSDITEKMATINDELTNLTRELTKKTIELEKTNATIKELSNTDGLTGAFNRRYINEMLPALAETSKEVAKPLSIIMADIDTFKKINDSYGHCVGDDVLKDFVKILKGRSRNKDLVARYGGEEFLLVLPDTAEEEAGKIAERMREELQNFQFDKLSEVVTASFGVAELMAKEKTENFIKRADDAMYKAKMEGRNKVVVS, from the coding sequence ATGAAAAAACTTAGACTAAAGAATTATAAGCATCAGGACATACTTTTCGAGTATTTAGATGAGTTGTCTAGGCTCGCGGTGGTTTTAGTAGACCGCCAGTTAATTATTCAAGACTGCAACCAAGGTTTTTTAAAAATGGTTAATCAAGTAGTAAAGCCTATTGGGCAAGAGTTTCAATCGTTTTTAAAGCAAAAAATCCCCACAGAAAAGCTGCCGATAAAAGGCAGAAAAGAACAAATAAAGAGGGAAACTAAAGTTGCGGAAAATTTATTTATATTTTTCAGCTGGACTATTTTGCATTTAGAAGAGGGCTATTTGATGGTGGGCGAAAAGCTTCCCTTATATAGCTCTGACATTACAGAAAAGATGGCTACTATTAATGATGAATTAACTAATTTAACAAGGGAATTAACAAAAAAAACAATTGAATTAGAAAAAACTAATGCTACGATTAAAGAACTCAGTAATACTGATGGATTAACAGGCGCTTTTAATCGTAGGTATATAAACGAAATGTTACCTGCTCTTGCGGAAACTTCTAAGGAAGTAGCAAAACCTTTATCTATTATTATGGCAGATATTGATACATTTAAAAAGATAAATGATAGCTATGGTCATTGTGTGGGTGATGATGTGTTGAAAGACTTTGTAAAAATACTAAAAGGTCGCAGTAGGAATAAGGATTTAGTAGCACGATATGGAGGAGAGGAATTTTTACTGGTGTTACCAGACACTGCCGAGGAAGAAGCTGGGAAAATAGCGGAAAGAATGAGAGAAGAGTTACAGAATTTTCAGTTTGATAAGCTTTCGGAAGTGGTGACGGCTAGCTTTGGCGTTGCTGAGTTGATGGCAAAAGAAAAAACTGAAAACTTTATTAAGCGGGCAGATGATGCTATGTATAAGGCAAAAATGGAAGGAAGAAATAAGGTGGTAGTGTCTTAA
- a CDS encoding diguanylate cyclase has translation MEGIYLKDELYALIKKDKSIFEFIQSGSLDGIWYWDLENPQMEWMSPKFWETLGYSSEDKKHLVSEWQDIIFQEDLKLAIENLKKHCADPNYPYDQIVRYKHKNGSTVWIRCRGLAIRDENGKAIRMLGAHTDITDLKEIEKEISRLTKEYEKIFNGTQDAMFLIEVFENGEFRYVRNNLAHQNKTGILFEQIRNKSPQDLLGQEMGDVVSENYKKCVVAKKNITYEEELNLPGGERIWSTTLTPIFEDDKVSHIVGSSTDITDRKKLQMKLEKQANYDQLTGIPNRRLFLERLERLVVESERDNTQFALLFIDLDGFKYINDKYGHEAGDEVLITVGQRVQKCIRKSDTAARMGGDEYSALLRGIGDKDAISNVVEKIHKELQEVMYIGDNECYVNSSIGVAIYPDNGADSESLLKNADSKMYEVKKSGKGGFKFYEDKR, from the coding sequence ATGGAAGGGATTTATTTAAAAGATGAATTATATGCTTTAATTAAAAAAGATAAAAGTATTTTTGAATTTATACAATCAGGATCTTTAGATGGAATTTGGTATTGGGATTTAGAGAATCCTCAAATGGAATGGATGAGCCCTAAATTTTGGGAAACACTTGGTTATAGTTCAGAAGATAAAAAGCACTTGGTAAGTGAATGGCAAGATATTATTTTTCAAGAAGATTTAAAGTTAGCCATAGAAAACCTAAAAAAACACTGTGCAGATCCTAATTATCCATATGATCAAATTGTACGATATAAACACAAAAATGGTTCTACTGTATGGATAAGGTGTAGAGGCTTAGCTATAAGAGATGAAAATGGAAAAGCGATACGTATGTTGGGAGCACATACTGATATAACAGATTTAAAAGAAATAGAAAAAGAGATTTCAAGATTAACTAAAGAATATGAAAAGATATTTAATGGCACTCAGGATGCTATGTTTTTGATAGAAGTGTTTGAAAATGGTGAATTTAGGTATGTTCGAAATAATCTTGCCCATCAAAATAAAACAGGTATTCTTTTTGAACAAATAAGGAATAAATCTCCACAAGACTTGCTTGGCCAAGAAATGGGCGATGTTGTTTCAGAAAACTATAAAAAATGTGTTGTAGCCAAGAAAAACATCACATATGAAGAAGAGCTAAATTTACCTGGCGGAGAACGTATTTGGTCAACAACTTTAACCCCTATTTTCGAAGATGATAAAGTGTCACATATTGTAGGTTCATCAACAGATATTACCGACCGAAAAAAACTACAAATGAAGTTGGAAAAACAAGCTAACTATGATCAGTTAACGGGAATTCCTAATAGAAGGTTGTTTTTGGAACGACTAGAGAGACTAGTTGTTGAAAGTGAAAGAGATAATACTCAGTTTGCGCTACTTTTTATTGATTTAGATGGGTTTAAATATATTAATGACAAGTATGGTCATGAGGCTGGAGATGAGGTTTTGATAACTGTAGGACAAAGGGTCCAAAAGTGCATTCGAAAATCAGACACAGCGGCAAGAATGGGCGGAGATGAATACTCAGCGCTTTTACGAGGTATTGGAGATAAAGATGCGATAAGCAATGTAGTTGAAAAAATCCATAAGGAATTGCAAGAAGTAATGTATATAGGTGACAATGAATGCTATGTAAATTCTTCTATTGGTGTTGCAATTTATCCTGATAATGGTGCAGATAGTGAATCATTACTAAAAAATGCAGATTCTAAAATGTATGAAGTGAAAAAAAGTGGTAAGGGTGGTTTTAAGTTTTATGAAGATAAAAGATAG
- a CDS encoding SEC-C domain-containing protein: protein MDENLLSLEDLIILRAFPKEPTDSQNLLINQIFNKYKINSNEEMHSLIFRSLEAINGPTEYPKLKPPYTLERVLNTLTKDELTKIRQRLYLKGVSKLRKKELIEVLVEEIPNHVEYCLSYFDKKQFDYIYDIVKNSGVKKCKPSSFIRKHFGQFGILFTIVDEGKCYYVVPKELISKIEKLSKDKTFNEILKRNSEWIRITNGLLNYYGVLGFNQHMDFMFKYTMLRQSEYVIFLGVTDLASKFYDNFRIGENYYYNKGAIEPEKIYAEQKSKKNIDFYHFSYEELEQAGEAGYIDKNSAFRKFVRFFITYYDMEQEEAEGMVLNTSLLTQNGRKVEEILKYLERYIEVPNTEVAQSITSLIIELKKHTRMWMLKGHKPIELAEKKQELPNSFETNNGLRLAVDNTKDSTKTQQNFSRNKPCPCGSGKKYKRCCGK from the coding sequence ATGGACGAAAACTTACTATCATTAGAGGATTTGATTATATTGCGAGCTTTTCCTAAAGAACCTACAGATTCACAAAATCTGTTGATTAATCAAATATTTAATAAGTATAAAATTAACAGTAATGAGGAAATGCACTCTCTGATATTTAGATCTTTGGAAGCTATTAATGGGCCGACTGAATATCCCAAATTAAAACCTCCTTATACCTTAGAGCGGGTGCTGAACACACTAACAAAGGATGAGCTGACTAAGATTAGGCAAAGGCTATACTTAAAGGGTGTAAGTAAGTTGAGGAAGAAGGAGTTAATAGAAGTCTTAGTGGAGGAGATACCGAATCATGTAGAATATTGCCTATCTTACTTTGATAAAAAGCAATTTGATTATATCTATGACATTGTAAAAAATAGTGGTGTTAAAAAATGCAAACCTTCTTCTTTTATAAGAAAACACTTTGGTCAATTTGGCATACTTTTTACTATAGTTGATGAAGGAAAATGCTATTATGTTGTGCCAAAAGAGTTGATTTCTAAAATAGAAAAACTTAGTAAAGATAAAACTTTTAATGAAATATTAAAAAGAAATTCAGAATGGATTAGAATAACCAATGGGCTTTTAAACTATTACGGAGTATTAGGGTTTAACCAACATATGGATTTTATGTTTAAGTACACAATGCTAAGGCAATCAGAATATGTTATCTTTTTAGGTGTAACTGACCTTGCAAGCAAGTTTTATGATAATTTTCGAATAGGTGAGAATTACTATTATAATAAGGGTGCTATTGAGCCTGAAAAAATTTATGCAGAGCAAAAATCTAAAAAGAATATTGATTTTTACCACTTTAGTTATGAAGAGTTAGAACAAGCAGGTGAGGCAGGTTATATTGATAAAAATTCTGCTTTTAGAAAGTTTGTTAGATTTTTTATTACATACTACGATATGGAACAAGAAGAGGCTGAAGGTATGGTGCTAAACACATCGCTGCTAACTCAAAATGGTAGAAAGGTTGAAGAAATTCTAAAATATCTAGAAAGGTATATAGAAGTTCCCAATACTGAGGTAGCCCAAAGTATTACAAGTTTGATAATTGAGTTAAAAAAACACACTAGGATGTGGATGTTAAAAGGTCATAAGCCAATAGAACTAGCTGAAAAAAAGCAAGAGTTACCAAACTCTTTTGAAACTAATAACGGATTGCGTCTAGCAGTTGATAACACAAAGGATAGCACAAAAACACAGCAAAATTTCAGCAGAAATAAGCCCTGCCCTTGTGGCAGCGGTAAAAAGTATAAAAGGTGTTGCGGAAAATAA
- a CDS encoding alpha/beta hydrolase — translation MFTRKHTAYKVSVAMAYLGVIITNALANIIPIFGVTTGEVSDSYPNLFAPAGFTFGIWAVIYLLLGAYVLYQFGLFRRQLTSERIFQKIAPYFIISSLANVLWIFAWHNFNIAASVLLMMTILLTLIKIQYILRRFKLCPRDKFFIRTSFSIYFGWITVATIANITTYLVSISWGRFGLEDVTWTVIILIVGLVIGLLTIIINKDLAYGGVIIWAYFGILFKHISPFDFGGKYTPVILTAILSIFILSMAMAYIKKKLKVFVAVFIIFVGSFTGFINFRTYKAMDEALKVMEMGNVTIQDRTIIINPEEEPIANLVLYQGGLVQSEAYAVLGQMLSKQGIKVFIPKMPLNLPILNARAFDSIVGEYDDGNKWYIGGHSLGGATASMYVKTNPENIEGIFFFGAYPSDRSDLSEFEVDVLSINATLDSIIDVDKYIKTKSLLPQHTVYVELDGGNHSNFGYYGLQKGDEESTITREEQHKIVLEKISELIKMTN, via the coding sequence ATGTTTACTAGAAAGCATACAGCTTACAAAGTTTCTGTGGCTATGGCCTATTTAGGGGTTATTATAACAAATGCCTTAGCTAATATTATTCCCATTTTTGGGGTGACAACTGGTGAAGTTTCTGATAGCTATCCTAACCTTTTTGCCCCAGCGGGCTTTACTTTTGGAATTTGGGCAGTTATATATTTACTTTTAGGGGCATACGTACTGTACCAGTTTGGTTTATTTAGAAGGCAGCTGACAAGTGAGAGGATATTTCAAAAAATAGCCCCGTACTTTATAATCTCTTCATTGGCAAACGTCCTGTGGATTTTTGCATGGCACAATTTTAACATAGCAGCCAGTGTGCTTTTAATGATGACAATTCTTTTAACTCTTATTAAAATCCAATACATATTAAGAAGGTTTAAACTGTGCCCCCGTGATAAATTCTTTATAAGAACATCTTTTAGTATTTACTTTGGATGGATTACAGTGGCTACCATAGCCAATATAACCACCTATTTAGTGAGTATTAGTTGGGGTCGATTTGGGCTAGAGGATGTAACATGGACGGTAATTATATTAATAGTGGGTTTAGTTATTGGACTGTTGACCATAATTATAAATAAAGACCTAGCCTACGGTGGGGTAATTATATGGGCTTATTTTGGGATTTTGTTTAAGCATATTTCTCCATTTGACTTTGGTGGAAAATATACACCAGTAATATTAACGGCTATTTTATCTATATTTATATTGAGTATGGCTATGGCCTACATAAAGAAAAAATTAAAGGTATTTGTTGCTGTGTTTATAATATTTGTCGGAAGTTTTACGGGATTTATTAATTTCAGAACCTATAAAGCAATGGATGAAGCTTTAAAAGTTATGGAAATGGGCAATGTAACGATACAGGATAGGACAATTATTATTAACCCAGAAGAAGAACCTATAGCTAACCTGGTACTTTATCAGGGTGGTTTAGTTCAGTCAGAAGCATATGCTGTTTTAGGTCAAATGCTTTCAAAGCAGGGGATAAAAGTTTTTATCCCTAAAATGCCTTTAAATCTACCAATATTAAATGCCAGGGCCTTTGATAGTATAGTTGGGGAATATGATGACGGTAATAAGTGGTATATAGGGGGACATTCTTTAGGTGGTGCTACAGCTTCTATGTATGTAAAAACCAATCCAGAAAATATAGAAGGGATTTTTTTCTTTGGGGCATATCCCAGCGATAGAAGCGATCTTTCGGAATTTGAAGTAGATGTGTTATCCATAAATGCTACCTTAGATAGTATAATTGATGTAGATAAGTACATTAAAACGAAATCACTGTTGCCCCAGCATACGGTGTATGTAGAACTAGATGGGGGAAATCACTCAAACTTTGGATATTATGGTTTACAAAAGGGTGATGAGGAAAGTACTATCACAAGGGAAGAACAACATAAAATAGTTTTAGAAAAAATAAGTGAATTGATAAAAATGACAAACTAA
- a CDS encoding acetyl-CoA C-acetyltransferase — protein sequence MQEAVIVSATRTPIGNFGGSLAKLSAIDIGVIAAKEAIKRAGIKPEQVDETIIGNVLSAGLGQNPARQIAVNAKIPYPSPAMTVNKVCGSGLRAVSLAAQSIMLGDSEIILAGGTESMSNAPYTIPKARWGQKMGHGQVKDTLLCDGLTDAFNEYHMGITAENIAEKWSISRAEQDEFAKESQHKAYKAQQEGKFVEEIVPVEIPQRKKAPIIFAEDEFIKPDVDIEKLSKLRPAFKKDGTVTAANSSGINDGASMLIIMSAKKAEELNIKPLATITSYAQAGLEPEFMGYGPVPATKLALKKGALQISDIDLIEANEAFATQSLAVAKDLGLDKSKVNVNGGAIALGHPIGASGARILTTLLYEMKRQDLKRGLATLCIGGGQGVSLIVERK from the coding sequence ATGCAAGAAGCTGTAATCGTCAGCGCTACAAGAACTCCTATAGGAAACTTTGGCGGAAGTTTAGCTAAACTTTCCGCAATAGACATAGGAGTAATAGCTGCAAAAGAAGCTATAAAAAGGGCTGGCATTAAGCCTGAGCAAGTTGACGAAACAATAATTGGCAATGTGTTGTCTGCTGGTTTAGGACAAAACCCAGCCAGACAAATAGCAGTAAACGCAAAAATCCCTTATCCTTCACCAGCAATGACCGTTAATAAAGTTTGCGGTTCCGGTCTTAGGGCTGTATCCCTAGCAGCACAGTCAATTATGCTAGGAGATTCAGAGATTATACTAGCAGGTGGTACCGAAAGCATGAGTAATGCTCCATATACAATACCTAAAGCCCGTTGGGGCCAAAAGATGGGGCATGGACAAGTAAAAGACACTCTACTCTGCGATGGATTGACAGACGCCTTTAACGAATACCACATGGGAATAACAGCGGAAAATATCGCTGAAAAATGGAGCATCTCTCGTGCAGAACAAGATGAGTTTGCCAAAGAAAGTCAGCATAAGGCCTATAAAGCTCAACAAGAGGGTAAGTTTGTCGAGGAAATTGTACCTGTAGAGATACCCCAGCGGAAAAAAGCTCCAATTATTTTTGCTGAGGATGAATTTATAAAGCCAGACGTAGATATAGAAAAACTATCAAAGCTAAGGCCAGCTTTTAAAAAAGATGGAACAGTAACCGCAGCGAATTCTTCTGGAATTAATGATGGCGCTTCCATGTTAATAATCATGTCCGCTAAAAAAGCAGAAGAACTAAATATTAAACCACTAGCCACCATCACTTCTTACGCTCAAGCTGGGTTGGAGCCTGAGTTTATGGGGTATGGTCCTGTTCCTGCTACTAAGCTAGCTCTTAAAAAAGGTGCCTTACAAATAAGCGATATCGACCTAATCGAAGCTAATGAAGCTTTTGCCACACAATCTTTGGCAGTAGCAAAGGATTTAGGCCTTGATAAAAGCAAAGTCAACGTAAACGGCGGAGCCATTGCCCTTGGGCACCCCATCGGCGCATCTGGGGCTAGAATTTTAACCACCTTACTTTATGAAATGAAACGCCAAGACCTTAAAAGGGGACTTGCAACGTTATGTATCGGCGGAGGCCAAGGTGTTAGTTTAATTGTAGAAAGAAAATAA
- a CDS encoding 3-oxoacid CoA-transferase subunit B, protein MDKLKKRELIVKRVAQEFNDGDIVNLGIGMPTMVANFIPKNIDIVLQSENGFVGLGPAPKEGEEDKDLTNAGGQPVTINPGGVFFDSATSFAIIRGGHVDATVLGALEVDEEGNLANWMVPGKIVPGMGGAMDLVQGAKKVIIAMEHISKTKSPKILKKCNLPLTAAKEVDLIVTDMAVIEVTSDGLVLKEVAEHTTLEEVKSNTEADLIIPDSIKSFGV, encoded by the coding sequence ATGGATAAGCTAAAAAAAAGAGAGTTAATTGTAAAGCGAGTAGCTCAGGAGTTTAATGATGGCGATATTGTAAACCTTGGTATAGGTATGCCCACCATGGTAGCTAACTTTATTCCAAAAAATATTGATATAGTACTACAATCAGAAAATGGTTTTGTGGGACTAGGCCCCGCTCCCAAAGAAGGAGAGGAAGACAAAGATCTTACAAACGCTGGCGGGCAGCCAGTAACTATAAACCCTGGCGGTGTCTTTTTCGACAGCGCCACCTCATTTGCCATTATTCGTGGCGGGCATGTAGACGCCACCGTGCTAGGCGCTTTAGAAGTTGATGAAGAAGGCAACCTTGCAAACTGGATGGTCCCTGGCAAAATAGTTCCAGGTATGGGAGGAGCTATGGATTTAGTTCAAGGTGCAAAAAAAGTTATCATAGCTATGGAGCATATCTCAAAAACCAAAAGTCCAAAAATATTAAAAAAATGTAACCTGCCGTTAACTGCTGCAAAAGAGGTGGACTTAATTGTCACAGACATGGCTGTTATTGAAGTTACAAGTGATGGATTAGTGTTAAAAGAGGTTGCTGAGCACACAACATTAGAAGAAGTAAAAAGCAATACAGAAGCAGATCTTATTATACCTGATTCAATAAAATCATTTGGGGTTTAA
- a CDS encoding CoA transferase subunit A, translated as MNKVVSLNDAAEKLNNNQSLLVGGFLNVGTPETLIDVILEKGLKDLEIIGNDTGFPDKGVGKLVANKRVKKVVATHIGTNPETGKQMHAKETEVVLVPQGTLAEQIRAGGAGLGGILTATGIGTVVEENKEKVLVDGKEYLLEKPIVADVALIKAYKADKHGNLVYRKAARNFNPIMATAAKLVIAEVEHVVEEIDPDEIMTPGVFVDIVVEVGTNG; from the coding sequence ATGAACAAGGTTGTTTCTTTAAATGATGCAGCAGAAAAGTTAAACAATAATCAAAGCTTATTGGTGGGTGGTTTCTTAAATGTTGGCACACCTGAAACTTTGATAGATGTAATTTTAGAAAAAGGTTTAAAAGACTTGGAGATTATCGGAAACGACACTGGATTCCCCGACAAAGGAGTAGGCAAGCTAGTTGCTAATAAAAGGGTAAAAAAAGTTGTGGCTACACATATTGGCACAAACCCAGAAACAGGAAAGCAAATGCACGCCAAAGAAACTGAAGTAGTGTTGGTTCCACAGGGCACCTTAGCGGAGCAAATTCGAGCTGGCGGAGCTGGATTAGGGGGTATCCTTACTGCTACCGGCATTGGAACTGTAGTAGAAGAAAATAAAGAAAAAGTTTTAGTAGATGGCAAAGAATATTTGTTAGAAAAACCTATTGTAGCTGATGTAGCCCTGATTAAGGCCTACAAAGCAGACAAACATGGTAATCTTGTCTATAGAAAAGCAGCTAGAAACTTTAACCCAATTATGGCTACAGCAGCAAAGCTAGTTATAGCAGAAGTAGAGCATGTGGTTGAGGAAATAGACCCGGATGAGATCATGACTCCAGGAGTATTTGTGGATATAGTAGTGGAGGTGGGAACTAATGGATAA
- a CDS encoding short-chain fatty acid transporter, protein MFKRLTNFFVSIVQKYLPDPFLFAILLTLIVFIGGVFATDSTPINMIDHWGSGFWGLLAFSMQMALVLVLGHVMASSAPVKKVLKSIASIPSSPGSSIIIVSLVSAVACWVNWGFGLVVGALLAKEVARIQKGVDYRLLIASAYSGFLVWHAGISGSMPLTIATEGHDFQDVTGLVSTSETIFSSTNLIISIVLIALLPIINRLMMPQSKDVVEVDPKLLEDDLPEATTKKHQTPAEFLENFSLISFVIGFMGVVYIVYYFAIEGGSLDLNIVNFIFLFMGILFHKTPKNYLHALRQAVKGAGGILIQFPFYAGIMGMMVESGLAAQMTELFINISTETTFPLFAFLSAGIVNFFVPSGGGQWAVQAPIMIPASIETGVEISKTVIALSWGDAWTNMIQPFWALPALGIAGLGARDIMGYCLMILFISGIVISLGLVLL, encoded by the coding sequence ATGTTTAAACGACTTACTAATTTTTTCGTGTCAATTGTCCAAAAGTATTTACCAGACCCGTTTTTGTTTGCAATTTTACTCACATTAATTGTATTTATTGGAGGTGTTTTTGCAACTGATAGCACTCCTATAAATATGATAGACCATTGGGGAAGTGGATTTTGGGGTCTATTAGCATTTTCAATGCAAATGGCTTTAGTACTTGTTTTAGGTCACGTTATGGCAAGTAGCGCTCCAGTAAAAAAAGTTCTTAAGTCCATAGCATCAATACCTAGCTCTCCGGGCTCATCAATTATAATAGTATCTTTAGTTTCAGCTGTAGCTTGTTGGGTTAACTGGGGCTTTGGTCTTGTTGTAGGTGCACTGTTAGCAAAAGAAGTTGCACGCATTCAAAAAGGAGTAGATTACAGACTGCTTATTGCCAGTGCTTACTCCGGATTTTTAGTATGGCATGCTGGCATTTCAGGCTCTATGCCACTAACCATAGCTACTGAAGGGCACGACTTTCAAGACGTTACCGGTTTAGTTAGCACAAGTGAAACAATTTTTAGCAGTACAAACCTTATCATAAGTATTGTGTTAATAGCACTATTACCAATAATTAATAGACTTATGATGCCACAAAGCAAAGATGTCGTAGAAGTTGATCCTAAGCTACTAGAAGATGATTTGCCTGAAGCTACCACAAAAAAGCACCAAACACCTGCAGAATTTCTTGAAAACTTTAGCCTTATATCCTTTGTAATTGGCTTTATGGGTGTTGTATATATAGTATACTATTTCGCCATTGAAGGCGGCTCTCTTGACTTAAACATCGTCAACTTCATCTTCTTATTTATGGGAATTTTGTTCCACAAAACCCCGAAAAACTATTTGCACGCTTTAAGGCAGGCTGTTAAAGGTGCTGGAGGAATACTTATTCAATTTCCGTTTTACGCCGGTATAATGGGGATGATGGTTGAATCTGGCTTAGCAGCGCAAATGACAGAACTGTTTATCAACATCTCCACAGAAACCACTTTTCCTCTTTTTGCCTTTTTAAGTGCAGGTATAGTTAACTTTTTTGTTCCGTCCGGTGGAGGACAATGGGCAGTTCAAGCACCAATAATGATCCCAGCGTCTATAGAAACTGGAGTTGAAATCTCCAAAACAGTTATTGCTCTTTCTTGGGGCGATGCATGGACTAATATGATTCAACCATTTTGGGCGCTACCTGCTTTAGGAATTGCCGGTTTAGGTGCTAGGGATATCATGGGATATTGTTTAATGATTTTATTTATATCAGGTATTGTTATTTCTTTAGGTTTAGTACTTTTATAA
- a CDS encoding ABC transporter substrate binding protein yields MRKCLSVAFAVVLLVVSMYTFICGQKVYSIDKNNNILVIHSYHPGLKWTDSQNKGIFKGAADSDKRTEIFVEYLDWKNYPNQESINLKYDLMKYKYKDTDIDVIIATDDAAVEFAITYRDRLFDNAPIVFTGVSESNAEKFTANQSGITGVIEEVDIERTLELAEALYPELENIYVIYDDTESGISMGSAAMASIKERFLDVNLIESNESHVDEIVKNINNLPPSSAVLMTVFYNDKEKTIMGFKENIKYITKNTKDIPMFALYEFQMGSGVLGGSLISGEQQGRLAFEYAETILSGVDADSIPFEKTKSLTRQVDYYAMEKLGIKKFQVPEDFAIVNKPLTLLDTHYQYVYSAVIVLIFLVVFILILSYYLKRTVFLKKMLENKNRTQIELYDELAASDEELQAQFDELHTTYEELANAQEELKFIAYHDFLTKVPNKASFVKDFKKLTQDNNVKKMDIIILDIDNFKLVNDTMGHIFGDKVIQKVSKEIKKGA; encoded by the coding sequence ATGAGAAAATGTTTGAGTGTTGCTTTTGCTGTTGTGTTGTTAGTTGTTAGTATGTACACGTTTATCTGTGGTCAGAAGGTATACTCTATAGATAAAAACAACAATATTTTAGTTATACATTCATATCATCCAGGACTTAAGTGGACAGACTCCCAAAATAAAGGGATTTTTAAAGGTGCTGCTGATAGCGATAAAAGAACCGAGATATTTGTGGAATATCTCGACTGGAAAAACTATCCCAATCAAGAGAGTATAAATTTAAAGTATGATTTAATGAAATATAAATATAAGGATACTGATATAGATGTTATCATAGCGACAGATGATGCAGCGGTAGAGTTTGCTATAACATATAGAGATAGGCTGTTTGATAATGCCCCTATTGTTTTTACCGGTGTAAGTGAAAGTAACGCTGAAAAATTTACTGCAAACCAGTCAGGTATTACTGGAGTGATAGAAGAGGTTGATATTGAGAGAACTTTAGAATTAGCAGAAGCTTTGTATCCTGAACTTGAGAATATCTATGTTATTTATGATGATACTGAAAGTGGAATTTCTATGGGTTCTGCAGCGATGGCAAGTATTAAAGAGAGGTTTTTAGATGTTAATTTAATCGAGAGTAACGAGAGCCATGTTGACGAAATAGTTAAGAATATAAATAACCTTCCACCAAGTAGCGCGGTGTTAATGACGGTTTTTTATAATGATAAAGAAAAAACTATAATGGGATTTAAAGAAAATATAAAGTATATAACAAAAAATACTAAAGATATACCTATGTTTGCACTTTATGAGTTTCAAATGGGCTCGGGTGTATTAGGTGGTAGTCTCATAAGTGGCGAACAACAAGGAAGGTTAGCGTTTGAATATGCCGAAACAATTTTATCGGGTGTAGATGCTGACTCAATACCTTTTGAAAAAACAAAATCTTTAACTAGGCAGGTGGACTACTATGCCATGGAAAAATTGGGGATTAAAAAGTTCCAAGTTCCTGAAGATTTTGCTATAGTCAATAAGCCTCTAACCTTGCTAGATACACACTACCAATATGTTTATAGCGCTGTTATAGTGTTAATATTTTTGGTGGTGTTTATACTAATTTTATCGTACTATCTTAAGCGGACAGTGTTTTTGAAAAAGATGCTAGAAAATAAGAATAGAACTCAGATTGAACTATATGATGAGCTTGCTGCATCCGACGAAGAATTACAAGCTCAGTTTGACGAATTGCACACTACCTATGAAGAATTGGCAAATGCCCAAGAAGAGTTAAAGTTTATAGCGTATCATGATTTTTTGACAAAAGTTCCCAACAAAGCTAGCTTTGTAAAAGACTTTAAAAAGCTAACTCAAGACAATAACGTTAAAAAAATGGATATAATTATCTTAGATATTGATAACTTTAAACTTGTAAACGATACCATGGGGCATATTTTCGGCGATAAGGTAATCCAAAAGGTATCAAAGGAGATAAAAAAAGGTGCTTGA